The DNA region GATCCAGCCGTTCGGCACTTTCCAATACGTGAATCTCGACAAGCCGCCGACCGCCGGCGGTATCGATGTCCTCACGGACAATACCTGGGCCAATGACTTGACCAAGCGCCCCATCCCGTTGCGGCCAAGACCCTAACGCCGCTTTCAGGGTACCCATCGCTCTGTGCGCATCGAGCGATGGCGCTCACTCTCCGAACTTTTAGTTCCCCCCTCTGTATGGAATTCCAAGCTTTCTTCGGCGATCTTCCACTGGCATCTGTGTTGCTTCTTCGATGGGTCTCATGACCCGGATCCGGAATGCTTCAGTCAATTTCTTACGAAGGGAGTACGACATGAACACTACATTCCGCCATATGGCTCTAACGTTCATCTTGACGGCATTAATCGGTCTTTGCCTCGCCCCACCCGAGTCCAGGGCGTGGGTCGCGCCGCCGTGGATCGATAAGATCGCTTTGGTCGTGATGGAACAAAAAAACTTATCTCAGGGCGGGAACTTTTCCCCTTACTTCACACAATTGGAAGTCGTCAGTGAAGCAGCCGCGAAGGGAGAGTACAACGGGAAGCGAAAAGGCATGAACCGTTTCCTGGAAATGCTGGAAACGAAGGAAGGGGGAATCACCACAGAGGCAGCGCACAAAATTTTTGCCGCAGTCGTCAAATCGGTCCCCTACGCCGTGCTCCTCCCCCTCAAGAGTGAAGACAAGCTCGACTCCGACGAAAAGGCGCTGGTGGAACGCATGAAGCGATTTGCCGCAGCAATCAAGGAGCAGGACGAGCGAGCGGCTCTTTCATTCTAGCGTAATAGTGCTGGATGACCGCGAGTGGTGAATACAAGCTGCGAAGCATCGTCAAACCAGCAGGCCCAACCATGAGCATTAGGCGACGGAGCCGTTCAGATGATGGAAGGACCCAGGGAGTGGAGGCGCGCCCTTCGAGCGGCCGACGGTGCGCATGGTATAGATGCACAGTGAGAGCACCGCCCCCTCCAGGAGCAGCAGCCGCCATTGCGCCCCCTGCAGCCATTGCTCATATTCTAGGGATTCGGCCGGCAGTTCCCGCTCGATCCGATTTTCAAAATCCCGAAAGGCCCGCTCGACCGTCAGATAGAGCGCCCGACCGTCCCCGACCCTCACGTACACTTGCACCTGATCGCGCTTTCCCGTACCGGCAACGGCGGCCAACTGTTTCTTGCTGTCGATAAACTCCTTCAGCCTGGCGGAGAGGATCTGGACGCCCGCTTGGAGCCCCGGCGTCTGACTCGTGAGCCGGTTCAATTCCGCCGTCGCC from Nitrospiraceae bacterium includes:
- a CDS encoding CHASE3 domain-containing protein; protein product: MPVMLRGTYVVLTFMFLIGLSFVGHLYLFEQWRLQQERQLQRGHIKEEVLRLQHLSVEVETNFRGYLLTEQRAFLEPLETAEKRLNQATAELNRLTSQTPGLQAGVQILSARLKEFIDSKKQLAAVAGTGKRDQVQVYVRVGDGRALYLTVERAFRDFENRIERELPAESLEYEQWLQGAQWRLLLLEGAVLSLCIYTMRTVGRSKGAPPLPGSFHHLNGSVA